Proteins from one Catenuloplanes atrovinosus genomic window:
- a CDS encoding S1C family serine protease has translation MATLGRDDTDSQSWRRPAPYGGYDHEPAGRAGRRRAPEQDAYEPPVPTGGSSFTAYRTGGYPAYQPDGSDPYAGFSGASGPAASYSTPVTSWEAPPDPWASVGTPAYEQPPRPTRRQDRPDREPRRGPRFVLAGTLIVAVAAGAGTAGAWYGANRAGVVSQTGSSAGTQLVGADGELTSTAEQVLTGVVSIEVRTDDGASSGSGFVIDDAQHIITNNHVVEGANSVTVSGQDGESIDADVIGTDPRTDIAVLRITPSEALEPLPIGKSSTLRVGETVLAVGAPLGLTGSVTSGIVSAVDRRVRLGGEGATRQTAVQTDASINPGNSGGPLVNSAGEVIGVNTAIATLEGGGSIGIGFAIPIERASEVAQSLIAAES, from the coding sequence ATGGCAACGCTCGGGCGAGACGACACGGACTCGCAGAGCTGGCGACGTCCGGCCCCCTACGGCGGTTACGACCACGAGCCGGCCGGGCGGGCGGGCCGCCGCCGGGCCCCCGAGCAGGACGCGTACGAGCCGCCGGTCCCGACCGGCGGCTCGTCGTTCACGGCGTACCGCACCGGCGGCTATCCGGCGTACCAGCCCGACGGCTCCGATCCGTACGCCGGGTTCTCCGGCGCGTCCGGTCCCGCGGCGTCCTACAGCACCCCGGTCACCTCCTGGGAGGCTCCCCCGGACCCGTGGGCGTCCGTCGGCACCCCCGCCTACGAGCAGCCGCCGCGCCCCACCCGCCGTCAGGATCGTCCGGACCGGGAGCCGCGGCGCGGGCCCCGGTTCGTGCTGGCCGGCACGCTCATCGTGGCGGTCGCCGCCGGTGCCGGGACCGCGGGCGCCTGGTACGGCGCGAACCGCGCCGGCGTGGTCAGCCAGACCGGCAGCTCCGCCGGCACCCAGCTGGTCGGCGCGGACGGCGAGCTGACCAGCACGGCCGAGCAGGTGCTGACCGGCGTCGTGTCGATCGAGGTCCGCACGGACGACGGCGCCTCCTCCGGCTCCGGTTTCGTCATCGACGACGCGCAGCACATCATCACGAACAACCACGTGGTCGAGGGGGCGAACAGCGTCACCGTCAGCGGCCAGGACGGCGAGTCCATCGACGCGGACGTGATCGGCACCGACCCGCGTACCGACATCGCGGTCCTGCGCATCACGCCCTCCGAGGCGCTGGAGCCACTGCCGATCGGCAAGTCCAGCACGCTGCGGGTCGGCGAGACCGTCCTCGCGGTCGGCGCCCCGCTCGGCCTCACCGGCAGCGTCACCTCCGGCATCGTCAGCGCCGTCGACCGCCGCGTCCGCCTCGGCGGCGAGGGCGCCACCCGCCAGACCGCGGTCCAGACCGACGCCTCCATCAACCCGGGCAACTCCGGCGGGCCCCTGGTCAACTCCGCGGGCGAGGTGATCGGCGTGAACACGGCGATCGCCACGCTGGAGGGCGGCGGCTCGATCGGCATCGGCTTCGCCATCCCGATCGAGCGCGCCTCCGAGGTCGCCCAGTCCCTCATCGCCGCCGAGAGCTGA
- a CDS encoding DUF1707 SHOCT-like domain-containing protein, with product MNDPRLRASDADRQRVVADLERHTAAGRLSLDEFSTRVDAVLAARTHGDLGQVVGDLPPEARPSADARHLLVAFAVAAVVVALLAVIISVYR from the coding sequence GTGAACGACCCCCGGCTACGCGCATCGGACGCGGACCGGCAGCGCGTGGTCGCCGACCTCGAGCGGCACACCGCGGCCGGACGCCTGTCCCTGGACGAGTTCTCGACCCGGGTGGACGCGGTCCTCGCCGCCCGCACCCACGGTGACCTGGGCCAGGTGGTGGGCGATCTGCCGCCCGAGGCCCGGCCGAGCGCGGACGCCCGGCACCTGCTGGTGGCGTTCGCGGTCGCGGCCGTCGTCGTGGCGCTCCTCGCGGTGATCATTTCGGTATACCGTTGA